A single region of the Stigmatopora argus isolate UIUO_Sarg chromosome 6, RoL_Sarg_1.0, whole genome shotgun sequence genome encodes:
- the LOC144075975 gene encoding uncharacterized protein LOC144075975, which translates to MNPFKKKGGKPPAKKSNAAAMRKCREKIKNDPGAYHKYLEKERERYQKRKAQGKIPNIHKLSEREQRQLRRKWKLNQRKQRSKKFQQLEEDLPSTPPPSPDADEFGEPQPGPSQPSTQKKAGRRKTQARDRKAYRTITKNNAQIKQYQTEIRKLKRKISRMQNAQQLSVNVISDSPASKAYSLLSSGNNNRIRKELTFCYAIKDDLKAKHGASVSCDREHLSPVQIRPFANKAALSDYDSLEESTEIFPIEDEVSTTNLKLGDFVLVKYCGKKSVQHFVGKIIQNFDEDDEALVQFMRRKSSVMKKPLFVYPEMDDLDDIHIDNIVMRLPPPTTTGGTSRTGKQHVFDVDLGNYNC; encoded by the exons atgaatccatttaagaaaaaaggcggtaagccacctgcgaaaaaatctaatgctgcagcgatgcgcaaatgcagggagaagattaaaaatgaccctggagcctatcacaaatatttagagaaagaaagggaacgatatcagaaaagaaaggcacaaggaaagattccaaatattcacaagCTTTCAGAGAGGGAGCAAAGGCAACTGAGAAGAAAATGGAAGCTCAACCAACGAAAGCAAAGGAGCAAGAAATTCCAACAACTGGAAGAGGATCTGCCAAGCACTCCCCCACCTAGCCCAGATGCTGATGAATTTGGTGAACCACAACCAGGACCATCGCAACCatcaacacaaaagaaagctgGCAGGAGAAAGACGCAAGCCCGGGACCGCAAAGCATACAGAACAATTACCAAGAATAATGCTCAGATCAAGCAATATCAAACTGAAATacggaaattgaaaagaaagatcagcagaatgcagaatgctcagCAGTTGAGTGTTAACGTGATCAGCGATTCTCCAGCATCGAAGGCATATTCCCTCCTTTCCAGCGGGAATAACAACAGGATAAGGAAGGAGCTAACATTCTGCTATGCTATCAAAGATGATCTCAAAGCAAAG CATGGAGCATCAGTATCTTGTGACAGAGAACATTTGTCACCTGTCCAGATCAGGCCCTTCGCTAATAAGGCAGCACTCTCTGATTATGACAGCCTGGAAGAATCTACTGAAATCTTTCCTATCGAAGATGAAGTCAGTACCACAAATCTGAAGTTAGGTGATTTTGTTCTTGTGAAGTATTGCGGGAAAAAGTCCGTTCAACATTTTGTGGGAAAGATCATTCAAAActttgatgaagatgatgaagctCTGGTGCAATTTATGCGTCGCAAGTCCAGTGTTATGAAAAAACCTTTGTTTGTGTATCCTGAAATGGATGACTTGGATGACATACACATAGACAATATTGTTATGAGATTGCCACCTCCTACAACAACAGGAGGAACCTCACGCACTGGAAAGCAGCATGTTTTTGATGTAGACCTAGGGAACTAcaactgttaa